TTCAAAAATAGAAtcatttttttatcaacaaTCTTCTACGTTCAGTAAATTGTTGATGCCATTACATTCCTTTTTACACACCTGTAAATGTGTTCCAAAGGTTTTAATTTGTTAAATAAACCATGTCACTCACTTCTCTATTAAATTATTTTGACATTCTTTGATAATTTGGTCGAATATTTGACATACAAAACACGATACCCTAGAAATGTGCTTTTTATGCATGCATTTTAGTATCTTCAGCTGCttttcataaatataattatatagattgatgcaaaatatatgatAACATGAGAATAAATAGTGTTACGAATGGGTTTATATAAAGCAAAACTAATAGATAGCTAAAACAAACTAGATATGtatatgcaaataaataaataaattagctGACCACCTTTGTAGCCAGatggttgtttttttattttatgatacgTATATATATCAGATAGCTACCGTACCTTTATATACTAGAATGGATGGGAATTGTATGAGCCTCGATTTTTAGAAGATCAGATGGAAGatattaagttaaaaaaataaaaactctaTATTTTCAAGTGACGGAGATATTACCTCCAAAGAAATCAAGCGATCTCGATTAAGGAAACTGATTTGTTTCATCCTATGGGGAGTATTTCAGTCTATTCAAAATACAACTTACTTTCTATGTTTTTTAACTTAAGCTTCACAAACCGATCTCCTTAAATTCGACAGTTCATATGATTCCCATCTAAGGACTGGAATCTACTAAACTTCATATGAAAATTGTTTGAGTTATTGATCTTAAAGAGATCCAATGatgaaaattaaattgaaaaaaaatgaaaatctagtCTTATTTTCAAGAGACTGAATTAACCATTAATTTaggaaacaaatgagttttcttAGTTGAGACTTTTTGTCATCTCTAAAGATTATTTTAGTCTCTTGAAAATataattaagtttttttatcttcttctccgCTGTGTAATCTTCTTGAAATCATTAGTGTGGATCATTTCCATGATGTCTTGTATATTAAGGGCTGGTAACTCcatcttttcatatatatatatatatatatatatatatatatatatatatgttttctcatactttttctctccctccctccctctctttttctttttttctttttaacagcATTCTCTCTATGTTATGACTGGCGTAGGGTGGTGGCCAATCtcattttgtgtgtgtgcgcatatttattttcttgcaaTCAATTAAAATGGTCACAAACAATGACTCCTTGTGTAAAATGACAAATTGCTTTGCAAGTTTGATTGTACTGTTTAGTGATTTGAGCAGTCGTATCAAGGTCTGTGCTGCTTGGCCGCCAGATGCCAGGTTGCTGATTGCTCCAAGTACTCGATCTGGAAAACTGCGCTTTAATTGGCTGGCATATATTCAAAGTTCATTCAACTTcttagaatttttaaaatttaaaaaccattttgaagatttgattcGCCATTTTCTGCATGGGCTTTGCAGAAGAAACACCAACACTCATAGTTCCTATGATATTCTCCTACCGGTTCCGGCTAGTCACTCGTTCAAATAGTTGCGTTACTAAATTGGATCCATTCCAATCAAACTGGAACGGTTTAGACCAAGATACCGTTCATCTAACGCACTCATTTAACGATGAAGTTATGCCaataaaggatttttttttgaaattttgcttttcAGCCGTTGacaataaaaagagaaagaatgatgCCACATCTTTCTAGGGAAAAGAAAGTTCTCTTTTGCGATTTATGTAATTGGGTTAATAATGGTGAGAAATAAGACTTGAACTGTTTTTTCTAgttattttcatcattaattATCTCTTATTAACTTTTTTAAGTGCAAAACGTCATCTCTCGttccctccccccccccccccccccccactcTGATTCTTTTCCGTCTACAATACATCACCATTCcccacgtctctctctctctctctctctcttctctcgtgGGCGTCATAatatttccattcttttgaagaaaaaatcgattttttttatcacaatCGGTGgagattgaaagaaaaggaataagaaaagtaaataagaaaaggtggggaagggggagggaggaGGCGGGAGGGGAGGGGGAGGTGTGGgggatgtattttttttttttttttgtgagaggATGAAAGCACCCACCGTTTCATTCTGTTGTCTCCAGATCTTATTAATTCTCCAACTCTTATTGGCTTCCTTCTGATCCACGCAATCGGTTAGTTTATCTGATCTCAATTGCCATTGACAACTGGACCCCGTCTCTAATTCCTTcttggttgatttttttttttgtcttccttaCGCTGGGTTAGTGTGCAGGTTCTGATTCGGTTTCCTGGATGACAATCTAACATGGTGTTTGATTTCTGATCTGAAGGTGATTGGTGGGGACGCAAGGTCTATGGGAGGATCCAAAATTCCTTGATTGAATCGAAAGGAAGCCAATTCGGTTTCGATCTGTCCGATTCTGATTTGGGTTCTCTCCGCTGAGGTAAGATTTTGAGGCTGTGccgttgttttcttttttattttttcttgttgtttttttattttatgaattctGTGTCAGGATCATAATCTGATGTAACAGAATGCTTCTCTTAGCCAATTATGCTCGCGTTGATAAGTTGATGGCCTTCTGATAACTTGATCTCTTGAATTGAGTGAGAATTGATTCTTTTAATATGAAGGAATGCAACCCGTCTTTTCTGATCCATCTGGTGAaacttcttttaaaaaattccGGTAATGGGTTTGGCAGTCGCCAACGTTTATGTTGTACCTCGAACTTTGTTCGTCTTATATTTTCTGAGTTCTCCCGAGTTAGATTTGTTGATGGCCAATGAAATTGTTCACATATTTGAACATCCATTCAATTGTTGATGTGGCCGTCCGTCAAATGGCCTATGTTTTGATtgacattcttcttctttctcgtCAATGTGATTGAGGAAATGCAGAATATGGAATCAGATCTAGGAAAACTATTCATTGGTGGGATATCATGGGAGACGACAGAAGACCGTCTCAAGGAATACTTCATGTCTTATGGTGAAGTTGTGGAGGCCGTTATCATGAAAGATCGGACAACTGGTCGAGCTCGTGGATTCGGTTTTGTAGTATTTGCAGACCCAACTGTTGCGGAAAGGGTTGTCTTGGAAAAGCATATGATAGATGGCCGAGCGGTATGTCTCCTGAATTTGACATCCAATTCATGCCATGTGTACTTTTTCAGAATGCAATCTCTTATTTCACTTGAACCTGCTCGCATAAAGAACCATAAAATTCCTTGAACTTCTCTTTAACCTGCTCACAGAAAGAACCCTACAGTTCCTCGAACTTCTCTGATTTCTTCTGCAGTTCGTTCACATGAGTTTTCtgtcttcatttcttttcatgtttcgTGTTTGTAAGGGACTTTTATATAATACTCCAGGTAGAAGCAAAAAAGGCAGTTCCCAGAGATGACCAACATATCCTTAATCGAAATGTTGGTGGTATCCATGGATCTCTGAGTCCTGCACGAACCAAGAAAGTGTTTGTAGGTGGTTTGGCTTCCACAGTTACAGAAAATGATTTCAAGATGTACTTTGATCAGTTTGGGACAATAACAGATGTTGTTGTAATGTATGATCATAACACACAGAGACCTAGAGGATTTGGATTTATAACCTATGATTCAGAGGATGCTGTGGATCGGGTCTTGCTGAAAACATTCCATGAACTGAATGGTAAAATGGTGGAGGTTAAGCGGGCTGTACCAAAGGAATTGTCACCTGGACCAAGTAGGTCCCCTCTCAGGGGCTTTGGCTATGGTCTAAACAGAGTCAACAACTTCCTTAATGTCTATGCTCAGGGATACAATGGAAACTCACTTGGTGGATATCAAATGAGGATGGATGGAAGGTTGAGTCCGGTTCCTGTTTCACGAGCTGGATACTCTACCTTTGGCCCACCAAGCTATGGGCTTGGGGCAAACTTTGGGCCTTCTCTAAGTTCTGGCTTTGGTGGGAGCACTTTTGGTGGTAATTTAAACTATGGTAGAGGGTTGAATGCTTACTACAATGGGAACTCAAGTAGATACAGTAGTCCAATTGGGTATGGTGGAAGTAACAGAGCAGCTGGGACATTTTTCAATACACCTACTCGAAATGTTTGGGGCAATGGTGGCCTTAATTATACCACAAGCTCTGCTAGCTCTGTAGATTATGCGATTTCTGGAAGTGATAGCTTTGGAAATAGTGGCTCAACATGGGGATCATCTCCCTCTGTTGGCATACATGGTGGAGGAAGCAGTGCTGGTTATGCAAGTGGGATACTTGGTTATGAGAATTCAGAGAATAGTTATGGACTGGGAGGAAGTGGTTATGGCGGGGGTGGTGGAACTGGCATCTCTCAGGCTTCACTTAGTGCAACTAATGGGGGATATGATGGATCTTACTTGGATCTTTATAGTAACAACTCTGTTTATGGTGATCCAACGTGGAGATCTGGAATTTCTGAAACAGATGGGTCAGGCTCCTTTAGTTACGGACTTGGTGATTCAGCTAGAGATGTTACGGCAAAAGCTTCTGGGGGTTACATGGGAGGATATAATGTCACTGACAGGCAACCAAATAGAGGTATGCTACTAACTGTTTAATAAATTTCTCCTGTTTGCAATCTTTTTTGACCGACATCTATGTAAGGATATTTTCCTGGATCCATCTTCAAGGAAAGAGTTCAACTCAAGTCATGTAAAAACATGTGGTCTTTTCGCTCAAACTTGTTCCTAGGATTTAAAGGCCACCAAATAGGCAACTTGCTAGCTTTATTTTCCACATAAAAGATTTATCTTTAAGATaacttcttttttgttttatagttGTTGAGTAGCCATCATGTTATAAAGATTTCACACTCCTCAGATGTTCAcgtattttaagaaaaatttctcttccaaaTTAAGCAATAGATTTTCTCACTAAAAGCTTTATGCTGAACTTTGGCCAGAATTTGTGACTTGATAGCATCTTGTTTCTCTGTTTAATGCCATGATTTTTAGGAATTGCAGTGTGATAgaactctttcttttttgtcagATTTCAGTAGGTGATGAGAAGGATTCAAGGCGATACTTTCTTCCAGTTTTTATTGTTATGCAGGTCTAATTCaggttttctattttttttcaaattcatattcaaagAATATGACAAAGGATATCCTTTACAAGGTTTGCAATTTGGGTGTAACTTTCTAGGTGGAGTTTAGGCTTTCttattggatttgattgagATGTAAAATTGGATTGCGGGATATATCCAGAGGGAGTGTTTCCATTTGTAGCACGCATCATTAGTGATGCACAAGATAGGGCAATTCTTTCTGATGTATTTTCTGGCTAAGATATGCCAGCTTctgttgtgtttgttttctgttttaatttcAGATGTGCCAGAATTCTGTTTAGTTTACTAGAGTGGATCCTTCAGGGAAGGCAGTGGGATCCTAGAGGAACTTGATACTTATCAGTGGGAAAAATGTTCAGGAAGCTTCATTGTGAATCTTGGATGTAGTTACTTAAAAGAACATCtcttattttaataataacCATTTTCAGGATTTGACTTATTTCTCCCTTAATCTCCTCTGGAGATGCTGTACTCTTTCTCAATGGAGTTATTTTATGTTAACTGACCTGACTCACATAAATCAAGAATGCAGGTGGAAACAAAGAATATATCAAGGATGCAGGTTAGGTAGAATCCTCTTGAAGAGATGAAATTGGTTATACTGTCCAAATGACTGATGTTTTCCATGTTAAGTTCCGTTTTGAACATGCCTTTTTGTTGTGTCTCTATCATTGTAAGATGATTCATTGGACCTATCAAAGGTTTTTTCTAATTGATTTGCTAAGAATATTTCTGCAACTCATACAAGTAAAGATGAGAAAGGCtaatacaataaaaaatgatgCACTAAGACTGAGCAGCAGACATTTGGATTTCTGAATATTTCTGCCTTTGTAGTCCACCAGCCATTTGGGACAGTGCACTTTTAATCTTAATGAATGCTGTATATGAGAAGTCAACATCATTGCATGCATAATACCATGTTAAAGTGCCATCTTGAATGTATTGTCTGTATATAAAGAGTTAACTTCATTTCCGAGATGTTTTTATGCTGATTTGAGCTACCAAATGAGGAAAATAGCAATCATGTTACACTTATGTTAAATGCTTGAATGTAATTTGAAGCATCATCCTGTGGCGTTTCTTCAATCAATGAAATCTTTGGTTGCACATGAACAGAAAAGTTGCACACAATGTGGCTCCTTGTACCTTGTGCAACATGATATTCGTCAATGTAATGAACTCTGAGGTGTTCCTCgacatacatataaatatatccTAAGACTGTCAAATGGCCATGGTGCACCTATGGCTTCCATGAGTTTGTGTGATGAGAATCCTCCGATCTTGTAAGTCAATTATTATTTTATGGACTATATTTCATGATAAAGTAGGATTCCAATTCTAATAAGGAGGTTTCCAGTCAACAAGAATTTGTAGCAGGAGTGCTTCTTCCTATCAGAAGCCACTATATCCCCCTTTGAGGAAGTCAAAGTTATAAATATACCGATATACGGCGAAGGTGCAGTATGGGCATTGTGGCCTTTTGATGTGTCCATGTTTTGTAAATATGGACACACATGTGTCTGGTTTGCAGGCACATATGTCATATGGATACTTCACACGCTTACTTATGTTCGCAATATCAGTATGCATGGACACACCAAGACCTATTGTGGCTGCAGTCAGGCTGgcatttgtttattttgaaattctaataattttgtattattttatttttgatattttggttAGCATAATTCCAAATGTTTTGGGAAGTTTTCTCTTGCGATGGATATAcatgtgcatatgcatgtatatggGTGCAGACTATCACCTTCCTAATTATAACTGCCACTATGCCAGACATGCCGTTGTACTGCTTTCTTGAACTTTAACATCCATGTGATACGGAAAATGCACAAATGCACAAGCAACACTAGTTCAGATTGGAGAAGGGAAGTGTAAAGATCTTTTCGATGTAAGTTGTGCCAATGCAGGTTGGTGAGTATATCTCTTGCTGTCTGGTGTATATATTATCTTCACATTCTGTGGAATTGAGAATCTGTTTATCTATAAAACagtcttttttctgttttctcttacCCTTTTGCTCCGCTCTACATATTCCGGTCGGCcacataagatcataattatcAACTGCAATAAGATTTATTAAACTACACAAAGTTGACCTCTAGTTGTCTTTTTCTTAATGTTTCACTTCTGATGAGTagcatttcactttttttttcctgttttcttatttttattatgGCCATGATTCAAATATGGGAAGGTAGCTATATTTGGAATGTTTGGAAATTTGCAGTCCAGACCAAATGAAAGGACTAAGCTTGTAAGTACCCAGGACTAAACATGACCATACTGGATTTGACAACGAGTTTGTATGTGTCGGTTAGTGCAAAAGTTGGAATTCATATGACAAACAGGACCTgttttcaattaaaatatggTATGATCCTGTCTGCCTTGTGTTATATTTACTGAAATGGGGTCTGCTCTGGATGGCAGTAAATTGTTCCAGCTATTGACTTGGTGAGTCAAATCATGTTTTTTGGGTCATTCTCTATTGCTTTTTGTGAAGTAATCTTTTGACGAGACATTCGTTTTGGAAAATGTACTTTGGAAGCTTTTGTGGTCAACAAGCAGCGGTAATCCTGAGTTCTGCTTTTGGTAGTGCGGAAGATGCTTTATTTATGAGATTCCTGTTTTGGGTGATTGTGAGGAAATGGAGAATCAGGCCCCACAGTCGGCATGAATTTTGTGAAGGTTCTCCCGTTATCCGGATCTGTGACCAAGGCGTTAAgtattttaattataattttaaatcattttcattagtttaCCTGAGAAGGAGCTATAAGTCATAAATATCAGCAGAGTTTCGGAGAGTGAGACCTGCCATTGCGAGAGGCAGCCACGCTACTTCTATGTACTAGAACTGGTCATCTTGATGAGAGTATAATCCGTTCaatatttctagaaaaaaaaaaaattgcaaagagGCGCGTAATTTTTGGATGAACAATAAAACGGCGCCCAAATTTTGAGGCTGAACAAAAAGGTGCCTAATTTTCGAGAATAAATCTTAATAAGACGCTTACAGTAACCACCATTGGTATTGGCATGACAGCAAACCTAACCGGACAAATTATGGGGACATGCTCTTACGGTGCACAAACTTATAGACAGTCTTAATGAATCTGTCCTGAACTTGCTGTCATCCTATGGCTTCTGCGATGGGCTCTAGAGTCTAGATTGAAGCTTTTAGGAGGTCGGTCCATTCTAACTATATTCAGCCTATTATGGTATTTGAGTTACTGCTTTATCAAGCACCTTGGTCAAACTACACCAGTCAACTCGCACCCTAAGAACTTTTTCTTACTTCTAGCTCTTTCATGGTTTCTCTCTTGTAGGTCGAGGCTCCCACCTTACATGGAAAATATGATCTTTCTTCATTAGAAACTGTGGCCTTATCTCTAGCATCTTGTTCCTTATCTCCCATATCGTGGGATTGCTCTTTCATGAATGGGACCATCTATCATGTAGGAAACGTTCATGTCAAATATTTTCCCTTTTGGTAGACATGAACAGCTTATTTGATCTAATATATGGAGCTTACCATTGATGCATTGATGTGATCTACATGCATGATCTATTTTAGCTTTTGTGTCATTTTAAAGGGCATCTTAAGCAGGTTGAACTTCAGGAATGAACAATGTAAAATTATCCTAAGTGCATCACCAAAAGAATGTTGTAAACAGAATACATTAATAACATGACCCAGAGTGTGACTAATTGTTCTAATAAAATAGAGCATCCTGAATGTGGTCATCGCTGGATCATTATTTGGCATGACCTCTTATCGTGACTTGTTGTTGATAGGACAGTAATTTGATGCGAATTtttagaaatctctctctctctctctctctctctctctctctctctctttgtgttaTGCATGACAACAGGGTGTACAAATTAGTATGCTTATGGATGTTCATTCTTGAAGATGGTCCCATGCATAATAGTTCTAAATCCTTGTAAATTCTTTGTATATATGGCTCTAAATGCAAAGACATAAGCCACTGAAAATCATAGCCATTATTAGTAGATTGACTATTTGCATAATACATTCATTAATAGTTTGCGAGGAAGAAACCAAAGCAAGGAAGCTTATTTAGTGCTGAAAGGAATGATGATTATGTACATTCCTCTTAATCAGGACTAAATACTTAGTATCatggccatacatttatacaaaacttctaCCCCTAGCACATGCAAATGAGCCATAGACAGTCAAGCGAAATCCAATCCAcaaacaaatttgatctatggaTAGCATCATTATGGTAAAGGTCGTAATTGCAAAGGAATCATTACCACAAGGCATAAAGGGGGAGGTCATAAGCGTTTAGCTAGAAAACATTGTGTTAGATGGGTTAGGAAAAGCAGGCAATATTGGTGTCACCCTTGAAggtttaaatgaaaaaattgcaacTTGGGCCAATCCTAAACCTGATCAGTTACATCAAATTAATTGATGGATTTTGTTGTAGTGGAGAACTAAAAGAGACCTAATTTTTGGACAAAATGGAGATGCTATTGGGAGAAAGTTGGGGACTTGGTACCTGCCACCAATATTGTTGAGAAAGAGGAATGAAAGATCTATCTGCTAAACGTGCAATATAAATGAATTTCGAATGAAATTGGGAAGAAAATGCTTATCATTTTAAATGCAAGCAAATAAGGATATTATCTTTCTGGTTTGTGGAGTTATCAACCTTCGACACCTCATCAGTCCTTGCAATTGTATATTAAAACTGTAGGGGCTAAAGGGAATTATGCACTATTGTTCCTGAGTATATGCAGTATAATTTTTAGAAGGTTCATAGGACCAACCCTATAGGTTCTTGGCTTTAAATTTGCAAAGCATATGAGTTGTTTCTCTAAAAAGGATGCTT
Above is a window of Nymphaea colorata isolate Beijing-Zhang1983 chromosome 8, ASM883128v2, whole genome shotgun sequence DNA encoding:
- the LOC116259491 gene encoding heterogeneous nuclear ribonucleoprotein 1-like isoform X2 is translated as MESDLGKLFIGGISWETTEDRLKEYFMSYGEVVEAVIMKDRTTGRARGFGFVVFADPTVAERVVLEKHMIDGRAVEAKKAVPRDDQHILNRNVGGIHGSLSPARTKKVFVGGLASTVTENDFKMYFDQFGTITDVVVMYDHNTQRPRGFGFITYDSEDAVDRVLLKTFHELNGKMVEVKRAVPKELSPGPSRSPLRGFGYGLNRVNNFLNVYAQGYNGNSLGGYQMRMDGRLSPVPVSRAGYSTFGPPSYGLGANFGPSLSSGFGGSTFGGNLNYGRGLNAYYNGNSSRYSSPIGYGGSNRAAGTFFNTPTRNVWGNGGLNYTTSSASSVDYAISGSDSFGNSGSTWGSSPSVGIHGGGSSAGYASGILGYENSENSYGLGGSGYGGGGGTGISQASLSATNGGYDGSYLDLYSNNSVYGDPTWRSGISETDGSGSFSYGLGDSARDVTAKASGGYMGGYNVTDRQPNRDFSR
- the LOC116259491 gene encoding heterogeneous nuclear ribonucleoprotein 1-like isoform X1, with amino-acid sequence MQNMESDLGKLFIGGISWETTEDRLKEYFMSYGEVVEAVIMKDRTTGRARGFGFVVFADPTVAERVVLEKHMIDGRAVEAKKAVPRDDQHILNRNVGGIHGSLSPARTKKVFVGGLASTVTENDFKMYFDQFGTITDVVVMYDHNTQRPRGFGFITYDSEDAVDRVLLKTFHELNGKMVEVKRAVPKELSPGPSRSPLRGFGYGLNRVNNFLNVYAQGYNGNSLGGYQMRMDGRLSPVPVSRAGYSTFGPPSYGLGANFGPSLSSGFGGSTFGGNLNYGRGLNAYYNGNSSRYSSPIGYGGSNRAAGTFFNTPTRNVWGNGGLNYTTSSASSVDYAISGSDSFGNSGSTWGSSPSVGIHGGGSSAGYASGILGYENSENSYGLGGSGYGGGGGTGISQASLSATNGGYDGSYLDLYSNNSVYGDPTWRSGISETDGSGSFSYGLGDSARDVTAKASGGYMGGYNVTDRQPNRDFSR